ACTGCACATAGCCCAGGGATGGACGCAGACCGAAGTCGAACTGGTACTGAGCGATGGCTTCGAACGCCTGGTTTTTGTTAGCAAAACCAGACACGCTGCTGCTGGTGCCCGCCAGGGAACCCGGGACGCTGATTGGGTTCATGTTACGGGTTTCAGCGTAGATAGTTGCCAGGTAAACGTTGTTTTTGTCGTACTTGATGCCGGTGGTCCAGGCTTCAGCTTTATCGCCTTTGCCGTAAGCGGACGCTTTCTGCGCATTAGTACGGTTAGAGTTGGCGTATGCTGCGCCCACGCTCAGGCCGGTGTCAGCGATGTCGTAAGACAGGCTGGTACCGAAGCCGTCGCCGTTCTGACGAGAAGTATCGGTGCGGGTGTTCGCGCTGTCAGCCCCGTTTTTGCCCTGGTATTGCAGAGCCAGCTTCAGGCCATCAACCAGACCGAAGAAGTTGTTGTTGCGGTAAGTCGCCACGCCGGTCGCACGGCCGGTCATAAAGGTGTCGGTTCTGACGAAAGAGTCATCGCCGAACTCTGGCATCATATTGGTGTAAGAGGCGATGTTGTACAGCACGCCGTAGTTACGACCGTAGTCGAATGAGCCGTAGTCACCGGCTTTCAGGCCCGCAAACGCCAGGCGAGTTTTGGTGCCGGTAGAGTCGTTTTCTGCTTTGTTACCCGCAATCTGGTATTCCCACTGGCCGTAACCGGTCAGCTGGCTGTTAATCTGAGTTTCACCTTTAAAGCCCAGGCGAGCGTAAGTCTGGTCGCCATCGGAACCGGTGTTATCGCTGAAGTAATGTTCAGCTTTTACGCGGCCATAGATGTCAACCTTGTTGCCGTTTTTGTTATAAACTTCGGCTGCCTGAGAAGCAGAAGCAGCCACGATGCCCATTACCACTAATGCCAGTGTGCTCTTTTTCATTTGTTATCCCAAGAATGATGAAAGCTTGCAAAATTGATCCAGGAGTCGGGCTCCTGCTAAAAACAGGAAGGGTTTTATCGTTCTCAGATTAAAGATTTATGACAATTTAGGAGAAAGATTAAATAAACGTAATAAAGTTTAAATGTCATAAAAATGTAAAATATATCCGCTATGGTCAGCGATCCTTTCTCGCTTATTAACCCTTTTCCCACGCCGCCTGTTGGCAAGCCGCGCGACTCCTGTTACAACGTCATCTGGCTTTTTAATTTCCCCTTATTCGTAGAAACGGCAGAGAATCATGAGTGACAGCCAGACGCTGGTCGTAAAACTAGGCACCAGCGTATTAACCGGTGGCTCCCGCCGCCTGAACCGCGCCCATATTGTTGAACTGGTTCGCCAGTGTGCCCAGCTGCACGCGGCGGGGCATCGTATTGTGATTGTGACCTCCGGGGCGATTGCCGCCGGACGTGAACACCTCGGCTACCCCGAACTCCCCGCCACCATCGCGTCCAAGCAGCTGCTGGCCGCGGTAGGGCAAAGTCGCCTGATTCAGCTCTGGGAACAACTGTTCTCTATTTACGGTATTCACGTCGGGCAGATGCTGCTGACCCGCGCCGATATGGAAGACCGTGAACGCTTCCTTAATGCCCGCGACACGCTCAGAGCGCTGTTAGATAACAACATTGTGCCGGTCATTAATGAAAACGATGCCGTGGCGACGGCGGAAATCAAAGTCGGCGATAACGACAACCTGTCCGCACTGGCGGCGATCCTGGCCGGGGCCGACAAGCTGCTGCTGCTCACCGACCAGCAGGGCCTGTACACCGCTGACCCGCGTAACAACCCGGCAGCGGAACTGATCAAAGAAGTGCACGGCATTGACGATGCGCTGCGCGCCATTGCGGGCGACAGCGTTTCCGGCCTCGGTACGGGCGGCATGGGCACTAAACTCCAGGCGGCCGACGTGGCCTGCCGCGCGGGTATCGACGTCATCATCGCCGCGGGCAGCAAGCCTGGCGTTATCGGCGACGTGATGGCCGGCAATCCTGTGGGCACGCGCTTCCACGCGCAGCAGTCGCCGCTGGAGAACCGTAAACGCTGGATCTTTGGCGCTCCACCGGCCGGTGAAATCACCGTGGATGACGGCGCCCTGTCCGCTATTCTGGAACGCGGTAGCTCGTTACTGCCCAAAGGCATTAAAAGCGTGAGTGGCAACTTCTCCCGCGGGGAAGTGATCCGCATTCGCAGCCTGGAAGGGCGCGACATCGCCCATGGCGTTTGCCGCTATAACAGCGACGCGCTGCGCCGCATTGCCGGGCATCACTCCCAGCAAATCGACGAAATTCTCGGCTATGAATACGGCCCGGTGGCCGTGCATCGCGACGACATGATTGTTAATTAAGGAGCAGATCAATGCTTGAACAAATGGGCAAAGCGGCAAAAGAGGCCTCTTACCAGCTGGCACTGCTCTCCGGCCGCGAAAAAAATCGCGTGCTGGAAAAAATTGCCGACTACCTTGAAGCGCGCTCGGAGCAAATCCTGACCGCGAACCAGCAGGACGTGGACGAGGCGCGTAAAAACGGCCTCAGCGACGCCATGCTTGACCGCCTGCAGCTCACCCCGGCCCGCCTGAAAGGCATCGCCGACGATGTGCGTCAGGTGTGTAGCCTCGCCGACCCGGTCGGGCAGGTGATCGACGGCGGGCTGCTGGACAGCGGGCTGCGCATCGAGCGCCGCCGCGTGCCGCTCGGCGTGGTGGGCGTTATCTATGAAGCCCGCCCGAACGTTACCGTGGACGTCGCCTCTCTGTGCCTGAAAACCGGCAATGCCGCGATTCTGCGCGGCGGGAAAGAAACCTGGCGCACCAACAACGCCACGGTGGGGGTGATCCAGCAGGCGCTGGAAGATTGCGGCCTGCCGAAAGCGGCGGTTCAGGCGATTGAAAACCCTGACCGCGCGCTGGTCACTGAGATGCTGCGTCTCGATCGCTACATCGACATGCTGATCCCACGCGGTGGCGCGGGCCTGCATAAACTTTGCCGCGAACAGTCGACGATCCCGGTGATCACCGGCGGGATTGGCGTGTGCCATATCGTGGTGGACGACACCGCCGAGATTGAACCGGCGCTGAAAATTATCGTGAACGCCAAAACCCAGCGCCCGAGCACCTGCAACACGGTGGAAACGCTGCTGGTGCACCAGGCGATTGCCGACCGCTTTCTGCCTGCACTGAGCAAGCAGATGGCTGAGTCTGGCGTGACGCTGCATGCTGACGAGAAGTCGCTGCCTGGGCTGCAAGCCGGCCCGGCTGTGGTGGAAGCGGTGAAAGAGGCGGATTACAACGACGAATGGCTGTCGCTGCACCTGAATGTGAAAGTAGTGGCCGATCTCGATGCTGCCATCGCCCATATTCGCGAACACGGCACCCAGCATTCGGACGCTATCCTGACCCGCACGCTGCGCAACGCGAACCGCTTTATTAACGAAGTGGATTCCTCGGCGGTGTACGTCAACGCCTCAACCCGCTTCACCGACGGCGCCCAGTTCGGGCTGGGCGCGGAAGTGGCGGTCAGCACCCAGAAGCTGCACGCCCGCGGCCCGATGGGGCTTGAAGCTTTAACCACCTACAAATGGATCGGCTTCGGCGACGACACTATTCGTGCGTAATTGAAGATGGGGTGATGCAAAAACCAGCAGTCAGTTTGATAAGTGGTTGACGCATCACCCAATCTTACTTACCCTTTTACACCGCAGTCACGCTCGTGGCGCGGTCTGAAAGCCGATATAGCTCAGTTGGTAGAGCAGCGCATTCGTAATGCGAAGGTCGTAGGTTCGACTCCTATTATCGGCACCATCTTTTATTGTAAAATCATTGAGTTAATATTGCAGTGTTTTGCTTTGTTCAACACTAATGTGCATTTTTGCGCGTTGTAGGTGTGGCAAGATTGTGGCAGGTACAGTGAGATTTTTTGTGGCTCAATGCAAGGGTATGCTAACAGCATGTGTTACCTTTTAGCTCCCGCCTGTCTTGTCTTTTAACAATATTGCTATTTGATAGCTGCTGGTTACGGATGTTGTCAGTCTAGTTCACTGCCTGCACGGATGGGTCGAAAAGATGTTACTACAAAAAAATACATTCAAATACGTTTAGTCGACTATTTGGGTATTTGCATTCACTTGACTACCCACTTACATTTTACTTGGTCATCCCTAACAAAAAATGCATCCAATACCCTGCTATTGACAGGCAGCTTTGAGCGAGAAGCGGACGTTAAAAGTACATCGACAAGAAAACTGGCTCGATGTAAAACTTAAATATCTAGTTCTCCATAAATGAATGACGAAGGTTGTTTCAATGATAAGTCGAGGTCCGTATATTGGAATAACATCATTAGAATGGGAAATATAATTGTGTTTAGAACCCTCACTTTAACCTTACTGTTTCTGTCCCCAACAATCTGCTTCGCTGCCTCACATGAAGAGGTTTTACGTTTAAATGCTGAACAAAAGGCAGGTAGCGAGGTTGTTTGTCATGCTCCACTCAATATTATTGTGGACCAGAAGCCTGTCACGTTGGATTTTAAAAACAACATGACCGTAATTTCTAATAAAGGTAACAATAGATCCTTTCAGGTCACCACAACGTTCATACCTTCTGGCACATCTACACCACTTATCACTCAACGCTATCATCTCGACGTCATTACAGACGAAACAGGTCAAACACATAAAATCGATCCAAATAGCGTCAGCGTAACAAGTCCTTACTCCTCGGAGTTGGCTCAAAAAAATGAATCTCAGCTTCGCAGTGCCCCTGAAAGTTATCAATCTGACAGCATGGTAACCGTGACTGATTTCCCTAACTTCATCATTCAGGGATATGAAAATGGTCCTGTCACTCGATGTTCTATATCGACTTTAAACGGTAATGGGTAATGGGTAATGGGTAATGGGTAATGCCGTTATGAAGTCTATCGGCACCTGACATACCGTTTAGGATGTATGCCGTGAATCCAGTATGTCAGAAGCCAACTGTTACAACAGTTAAGCGAAATATGGTGGGATAGAAGCGGCTGATATTAAAAAGATCAAAGGTCTTGAAGACAAGAACCGGTGGCTTAAATAGATGTTTGCCGACCTATGTCTGGAAAATTACGAGTCAAAAAATTTAGTATAAAAAAGCTTTGAAATCAGTTGTAAAGCGGGAGCTCGCCAGCTATCAGATAGCACAATTTGCCATGAGTATCCGTCAGGCCTGCAGGACATTATCGCTGAGCAGGACGATATATTTTTACTAGGCCGAGACCCGCCGAGATGAACCGGTGATCTAGGCGATGACCGAAATGGCAGAAAGCTATCTGTTATACGGTTTTAAGAAGCTATTTCAGGTATTCCAGATAGTGCTGCTGCTGGAATCATAAGCGTGTACACCGGGTTTACTGCCTGCTGAAACCAAATTTTCGTCGAAAAGGAAAGCGAGGTATGCTGGTGTGTAATCCGACTCCGTTGGTAACACCTGAATCGCTGAACCAGTTCTGACCTATCGATTTTATGCAGGATGCGTTTGTCTGCGGCAGACGCTTCCGGATCTTCAATGTGGTGGATGATTTTCATCGTGAGGTGCTGGTGATAGAATCGTTCTGTATATCCCTGCTCAGCGTGTCATTCGGGTACTGTATCGGGTAAACTTCTTGTATTTTTATCAGTTCAGAATACTGCACGAGGTCTGGACATCACAGAGTACTGGTCGACAGAATACAACAGCGAGCGACTTCATGAATCCCTTAATAATCTGATATCGAAGGAATATCGGCTGATAGCTGAAAAAATGGAAGTCGCAAAAAATGCATGGAAATAAAATGGATAAGCTTACACCTAATGTGATTCTCATTGGCTTAGTCAGGAAGTTAATATCTAATAAATCAGTCCATTCAATATGAGGTGTGAATATTTTACATGAACTACTTCTGGATTACGCAAAGGCCAAAGTCACAAAAAAAAGAACTTGAGAATGGCTGGATCAGTGCAAGGCCAGCAAAAAAACACAACCATTATAGAGAAATAGTTAAAACAATTAAGAAAGGCGACCTCATTTTTTTCTGTAGTCGTGGGGTAATAAATTATGTGGGGTTTGCGCTCACCTCGTTTATATCAGAAACTGACAAAATAGGTGAGCTCTGGAAGGTAAAGATTAAATCTTATCGGTTAGAAATGCCTATAAGGATTAGTAATCATAGAGAATATCTTTTAGAGAAAAGAACGGGAAAGTATTCGCCAATCACGTATTTAGGTACAGCGCACCAAGGCTACTGCTCCGTAATTAGTAAGGTGATTGCATGGTATTTACTTTCAAGGGCTGGAGTATATTATAAAAATAACAGTATAGTTGAATTGGAAAAATCGATAGGATACAGGGATACGAAATCGGTAAGTTATAGAGTTTCCAATTTGAATGCTTTGATGTCTTCTCTTTCTAGAGAGAATGTTTTAGAAGCACTGGGTAATTTTGATGGGTTGATATATTCTGATTTTAAATACCAAAAATCAACAACCTATGACCTTGAATATCATGGGGTTAGATATCCACCTAAAGTCATTTTTGGTATTTCAGCTATTGCATTGATTAATAGACCGTTGTTTGCTGATGAATTTAGCGGAGGAGTGAATTCACCTTGTTTTGATATATTAGATAAACTTGGGTTTAACATCGTTAAAAAGAATAAAGCTAATGATGACTATGAGTTTGAACATATTGATTTTCTAATCAATGATATTGAAATGATTGAAAATGACGATTCAATCTCGGTAACAGAACGTGAACAACTTATAGCCGCACGTAAAGGTCAGGGGAAGTACAGGAAAGAATTAGTTAAACTATATGGAAAATGTATCGTTACTGGTATTCCGTATGAATTTATGCTTAGAGCAAGCCATATCAAGCCTTGGAGATCATCAAATAATAAAGAACGACTTGATCCTTTTAATGGTTTGTTACTTTCTTCAAATATAGATATTTTATTTGATAAAGGATTGTTGAGCTTCAAAAATAGTGGTGAATTAATTTTATGTAATGAGTTAAACAATGAACACACGCTTCATCTTTTGGGGATCGACTTACACAAAAAAGTGAAGATATCATCAAACACTTTCCAATATCTAGATTGGCATCGTAAAAATGTTTTTGGACGATACAAAGGGAAGTAAATTAAAGCTCAGTGCTTTTGAGTCAGTATATATTAAAAATATACTGACTTGATTATGTCTGAACAAAATACTGCTTTAGAATTTTGACTGATTTGATTTTTCATAACATTTTTTTAGAGGTGAGGCCTCGTTATCCGTATAGGTAATGCTTGTTAAAATTACTTTGAATATTGAATTACGAACACTAAAACCTTTACTTTCCTAGAGCGAGAGTATAAGGTTCACTATGGAATTGAAGCTCTACGGTATTGATGTAAATGTTGTTTGCGGATATACATAAATTATTTTCTATTAACGCATAAAATTTGCCATCTTTATTTAAAATAAACTCATCATGTTTTGATATAGCCATTTGTAAGTGTTCATTGGCAGCTTTTAAAGCAACTTCTGTTTTCAATATCTTGTAACTGATGTCTTTGTTTTCTTATTTTAATTTTTCACCCTCTAAATACAAATAATTCAATCTATTTCTTTTGTCTATTTTTAAATTAATAATTCAACTTATTTGTTTATTTTAATAAAGTCTCAGATGGTTTCCATTCATTTGACCATTCATATAATGAAGTTTGATTTTTTTAAATCATTTATAATTTTAGAATAGATATAGTCAAAAAATGTCCAAAGATCACCTGACCCTGACGTGTAGGTACATCTGTCTTAGTTCCACGCACTTTTTGAGATTTCTGGGTTTTCAGCCATCAGCCGGTATTCTTCCGGCGTCAGATTATTCAGGGATTCATGAGGTCGCTCGCTGTTGTATTCATTCCGCCAGCACTCCGTGATTTCCCGTGATTCATTAAGTGTCCTACTCAGCGATAATGTCCTGCAGGCCTGACTGATGCTCATGGAAAATTGTGCCGTCAGATAGCTGACGAGCTCCCACTTTATCGCTGGTTTTAAAGCTTTTTTTTCGATAATGTCTTTTAGTGCGCGATTTTACAGGCTCAGGTCGGCAAACATCTTTTTGATATCAGAGGCTTCCATACCGCCGTGCTTTGCTTTCCAGTTGTAATACGAGGCCTCCGATATTCCTGCTTCGCGGCAGGCATCTTTGACGGTGCGTCCAGCTTCGACAGACTTCAGAACGGTGATCATCTGGTACCCGGTGAATCGGGCTTTGTGCATGACGCTCTCCTCAGGGGACATGAACAGTATGTCGGAAGACCTCTAAAAGTGAATGGTGCGTTTTGCAGGGATGCTTACAACATCAGCAGCAGCGTCTATAATCCGGGCTGAGATTTGTTCTGCGAATGCCGTGGCTAATCGTCTATTGAGATAGCATAAAACCTTGCGACATCCGGGTTCCGGGTTGCCGTGAGCGACCTACATTCACAAAGGTTAATATGAAACAAATTACGTTCAGCGATCTAGAAAAACAAAGCGAGCAAGCCGCAAACTCCCCTCGCTTACGTGCCAATCGTAATCTCCATCCTGAATTGAGCGATCCTGTTCAGCGCCTGGCTATTGCTATGGAACCGGGCACCTATGTTCGCCCGCACCGCCACCCGCACACCTTTGAGCTGCTGACATCCCTCAGTGGGCGCTTTTTGGTATTGAATTTTGATGACAACGGCAACGTGACCCACCGCGTTGTGTTAGGTGAAGACTGCAAGGTGCTGGAAACGGATGCCGGGACCTGGCATGCGGTGTTGTCGCTGGATAAAGGTGGGGTTATTTTTGAGGTAAAACATGGGGCGTACCAGCCTGTAGCTGAGCAAGATATGGCCCCATGGGCACCCGCTGAAAATGAGCCGGGAGCGGCTGAGTTGATGAGATGGTATGCCGTGGCTCAAGTGGGAGATGGCGGTTTTTCCCTGTAATATTACCGCGCCCTGTCATACTCTTTCCTGGCCTGGCGAAATAAACGTAAAGCCGTATAAACGGCTTTAGCCCGTTCTTATCTCGTGTTTTGAACTTTACCCTGATTATGTCCGGATCATCTTCGGGGTCAGGATCAGCAATCTTTCGATCGCCAGAAATTAATCCGCTCACACAGCCTATAAGACAACCAGAGGCATAGCGTTGAATTCAGCTGCTATGCCTCCGTGTCACATTAAATCTTCGGGCCTTCCAGGTGGCATTGGTATGCGGTGCCGCCGTGCTCGGCCACAAACCAGTCAACTGCGCCGCCCGTCAGGCGGTTGATTTCCACATTGGAAACCAGGCCCCAGGTTTTTTGGTCGCGTGAACCTTCGATTTTATAGGCGATCTCTTTGTCATTGACGACCGGCCGCACCACCCGGAACCAGGTGTCGTCGCGGCCCTGCGGTTCACCGCCGATGTTCACGATCACCGCTTCAGTCATCCACTGGATTGTCTGGCCGTTACCCACGCAGGTGCTGTCTTTATCTGCCTGCATATTGAAACACAGCTGGTGGTTATCCAGATAAGGCGCGGGCCAAATCTCCGAGGACGTCGTTGAACTCTTATCTTGTGGCTCGCAGACAATGAGCGAAGTCGAGGTATTTGCGTTTCATTACCAACAACCCATATTCGTAGTAAAAGAGGGAACTGACATCAATGCCGTTAATTTAGTGAGAGATGTAGTCTTAAGCAACAAGATTATATTGCTATCAAATAACAACCCAGGTGCTCTATAATCCCCGGCACTAAAAATACCTCTGGGAATTTATAATGAAGTCTATTCTTGCTGGCAGCGCCATCGTTGGGGCTGCGCTTATCGTTTCATCCTTAATTAGTTCCGGCCCGGTTTTATTTAAGAGTGAAAATATTATTTCCGTCACCGGCGGGGCAGTGAAGCTGGGTAACATCTACGATGAACACAAAGTTGTCTCTGTGAAAATGATTTTTGACGACAACGTCGCGAATCAGGAATTTTTGGAGCAGGCTAATGCGGATGATTATAAAGTCGCCTTTAAAGGCAAGCTCACCGAGCTGGCGGATTTAA
This Klebsiella michiganensis DNA region includes the following protein-coding sequences:
- a CDS encoding membrane protein, which produces MKKSTLALVVMGIVAASASQAAEVYNKNGNKVDIYGRVKAEHYFSDNTGSDGDQTYARLGFKGETQINSQLTGYGQWEYQIAGNKAENDSTGTKTRLAFAGLKAGDYGSFDYGRNYGVLYNIASYTNMMPEFGDDSFVRTDTFMTGRATGVATYRNNNFFGLVDGLKLALQYQGKNGADSANTRTDTSRQNGDGFGTSLSYDIADTGLSVGAAYANSNRTNAQKASAYGKGDKAEAWTTGIKYDKNNVYLATIYAETRNMNPISVPGSLAGTSSSVSGFANKNQAFEAIAQYQFDFGLRPSLGYVQSKAKDIEGIGDADLVKYIDVAATYYFNKNMSAFVDYKINQLSDNNKLKLNNDDVVAVGMVYQF
- a CDS encoding gamma-glutamyl kinase, whose product is MSDSQTLVVKLGTSVLTGGSRRLNRAHIVELVRQCAQLHAAGHRIVIVTSGAIAAGREHLGYPELPATIASKQLLAAVGQSRLIQLWEQLFSIYGIHVGQMLLTRADMEDRERFLNARDTLRALLDNNIVPVINENDAVATAEIKVGDNDNLSALAAILAGADKLLLLTDQQGLYTADPRNNPAAELIKEVHGIDDALRAIAGDSVSGLGTGGMGTKLQAADVACRAGIDVIIAAGSKPGVIGDVMAGNPVGTRFHAQQSPLENRKRWIFGAPPAGEITVDDGALSAILERGSSLLPKGIKSVSGNFSRGEVIRIRSLEGRDIAHGVCRYNSDALRRIAGHHSQQIDEILGYEYGPVAVHRDDMIVN
- a CDS encoding gamma-glutamyl phosphate reductase is translated as MLEQMGKAAKEASYQLALLSGREKNRVLEKIADYLEARSEQILTANQQDVDEARKNGLSDAMLDRLQLTPARLKGIADDVRQVCSLADPVGQVIDGGLLDSGLRIERRRVPLGVVGVIYEARPNVTVDVASLCLKTGNAAILRGGKETWRTNNATVGVIQQALEDCGLPKAAVQAIENPDRALVTEMLRLDRYIDMLIPRGGAGLHKLCREQSTIPVITGGIGVCHIVVDDTAEIEPALKIIVNAKTQRPSTCNTVETLLVHQAIADRFLPALSKQMAESGVTLHADEKSLPGLQAGPAVVEAVKEADYNDEWLSLHLNVKVVADLDAAIAHIREHGTQHSDAILTRTLRNANRFINEVDSSAVYVNASTRFTDGAQFGLGAEVAVSTQKLHARGPMGLEALTTYKWIGFGDDTIRA
- a CDS encoding transposase — translated: MHKARFTGYQMITVLKSVEAGRTVKDACREAGISEASYYNWKAKHGGMEASDIKKMFADLSL
- a CDS encoding protein WbuC, with product MKQITFSDLEKQSEQAANSPRLRANRNLHPELSDPVQRLAIAMEPGTYVRPHRHPHTFELLTSLSGRFLVLNFDDNGNVTHRVVLGEDCKVLETDAGTWHAVLSLDKGGVIFEVKHGAYQPVAEQDMAPWAPAENEPGAAELMRWYAVAQVGDGGFSL